From the genome of Macadamia integrifolia cultivar HAES 741 unplaced genomic scaffold, SCU_Mint_v3 scaffold2975, whole genome shotgun sequence:
AATCAGAGTGATTTCACTTATCGGGTTTTCACCTTTCCCATCCTTCGAACACAGGCTTCTGAATACCGAACGTGGGTGAGATTTCTAAAACTGAACGCTTCttgttcttattcttcttctacttcttctacttcttcagattatggAGTCTTCTTTTCAGATTCCTAACTTCATATCTAGGTTTTCAACTAATCTTTCTTCCTCATTGAGCAAGATTGAGGGATTAGCTTCGTCGATCGACTGAAGAAAGGGGTGTTTTCCAGATTGTAGGTATGGttctttatcttcttcaaaTCTCGCTGCGAAACCCtagatttgagttttttttctttttttcttgaaaatggAATGACAAAATATCTGTGtggttcttccatttcttttctttgcatcTTCTTCACAATTTATATTTCTTTCTCGTTTCCACACATAATCACAAGAATCTTCTATCGAGCTCTATGTCTTACGGGCTTCTCCTTTCCCTTTGCTGAACTACAAGCTCAGATTTAAGGTATTTCTTGTTATTGTTCAGAATGGTCTAGCCATTTAAATCAtcctcaaaaaatttcaaaagcaAAAACACCCAGTAGATTTGAATGAAGCCATTGGTTCTTTAGGAGTATATGGATATAGTAGGAAACTCATTGGATCAGGAATATTTAGAATTGCAGCCAAAACCCCttcatggaagaaaagaaacattCCTCATAATTACATACAAATGGTGAGGTTATATATttacttttcccctttttttccctattgCTGGTGTAGTGCTTATCCATCCCAAGAGCTCCGAAATGTGCATGTATACCAAAGATTATGCTGAGAAaaacagagcttctactggtGTATAAGGTACCTAAAATTGAATTCATATGGTGTTACTTTTACTAACTGCAAGAGAGGTTCCCTTTTCCCTCTCTCAATGCACTTTACAACATCCTTCCTGAGTTCATCGGGTAGCTGTAGGCAGATTCAGTCTAGAAAGGACTCCAAATCTTTTGCAAATTCTAGTAGATACCAGTCCCATCTATGTTTAATTTGATAACCTCTTCTTCTCACTTTGCCATTTTAATCCCTCattttaaaagtttttttattaagtaaaaataaaattatgaaccTTGATGGAGGACGaggttgtagcacggcctgatggaggccgtggttatagcacggcctaatggaggccgaggtgataccgGCCTGATTGAggtcgaggtggagcacggcctgacggaggcTGAGGTAGAGCACGACAAGATGAAGGCCGAGGCggagcacggcctggtggaggccgagttggcagcatggcctgatggaggccgaggtggcagcacggcctgatggaggctgaggtggcaacacggcctaattgaggctgaggtggcagcacggactAACGGAGACCAAGGTGAAGCACGaactgatggaggccaaggtggcagcacagcctgatggaggcctaggttcagcacggcctgacggaggcTGAGGgggcagcacggcttgatggaggccgaggtgatagtgCGGCCAGAATGAGGCTGAGGTGGACACGGTCTGAAGGAGGCTGAAGTAGCAGCTCAGttctgttcaggtttgcgtgcatgcttcagccgtgctgaggaaagtgatatattttgcctcatcaccagccccccgctctagcatTTCAAATCGACCTGCTAGAGAATTTAATCCGATGCGAGATGCACTGTTCACTTTCTCAGCCGAGGCTGCTCAATGGTTCGAAGATGTGGCTATCGCTTGTTCGAAGGTAAAGGAGGCAAAGCGCTTTCATGGGGGTCGAGAAGAAATGGCCCAATCTGAGTAGGACGGTCCCAATGATGTTGGGTTGATAACTAGAGAGCCAGAACAAGAGCTTGTTGGAGATGaacgaggtggctgaacccTTAGCCCTATCAGAAGTGGTTGGATGACGTTAACATTTCTTCGTTTCAGGTCGGCTCGGACGATGTCATCTTGTTTCTTCAGAGTAAGAAGCCAGGCTACAATTTGACGGACTATAGGCAGCGCGTTCCTATCCATGCTACTCTGGTGCAGCCCTGCACGTTCCTGTAAGggctttgagttgccaaactagggtctagtcttatgttgccgagcttgagctcggtctagTTGCGACCGAGCTGGAGCCTTTTTtttgcctcattggttaaggtctttgagtcaccagactagggtctggtcttgtggtgccgagcttgagctcggtcttagatgttgtCAAGCTAGGGCCCGATCTTTGTGCCatattggttaaggtctttgagtcacagACTAGGGTCTgatcttgtggtgccgagcatgagttcggtcttagatgctactgAGTTGGTGCccagtctttgtgcctcattggttaaggtctttgagtcaccagactagggtctggtcttgtggtgccgagcttgagctcggtcttagatgctaccgagctagttctcggtctttatgcctcattggttaaggtctttgagtcgccagactagggtctggtcttgtggtgccgaacttgagctcgatcttagatgttGTCGAGTTGTACACAATATTATAAGAGTCAGATATTTGcaagaagcttcatagtatattgatgtgttgtatgcacttgggacaaatacattgcttcaaaataaaatctaatcTGCTACgtgattgaaattgaataattgcTAAGGTGTTGATAGtataaaatcttcaagactaacacccaatcgatgggatttcaaggcaatctactgataaaagtgTCTACTGGCCTCAGTGATTTGAACTATAGGCAGTTGTTCAACTGGCTCGGCTCAGgccaggaggctttcatctcggcaatAAACAACTTCTACTATACATACTAGGCCCGAGCACAGTtttttgacagattttatgaagttggcatagcatttctgggattccttctggctggacttgcattctccgactccattgctggttgggaatttgaccttcatgtgcttagtggacacaatcgccccaagaCCATTGAGACCAAGTCGaccaaggattgcattgtagggtgaggcgatcttggcgacCATGAAAGAGACTATGGTTGTGGCTGTCTGAGCTCCTTGTCTGATGGTTATAGGTAGGTCAACAACTCCCTCTAGCCCAACTGGCATGCCTGAGAATCCGTACAAGGGTCTTGGGGCTGGTTTTAAGGTTCCggtgccaagccccagttttatgaaggcttcgtatgacatgaggtcaacggaggctcccgtgtccactaggaccctgtggaaagggtggttggccaccactaattggaTCACGATAGCATCGTTGTGAGGCCAATTCAACTCTTCtagatctctgtcagagaaagTAATGGGTGGATCCGTTTTGAGGGTTTTGATAGGttgttccgtgatgcatacgaaccgcGTGTGTGCTTTtgcttttctgactgattccgTCGTAGGTCtgcccatgattgttaggatggcCAGACCCACGGGTTGGTTGTCATATGTGACAACTAGGTCCGTGGATGGGTCCTGGGATGGCTCGGCCTTACCTTGGCTCGGCTAGGCTTCATCTCTCCTCAGCTCGagccagttcccaccatatttctgcttcaaatactagTTGAGGTATCcggccttgatgagctcatcaatctcccttttcagagacttatagtcttcagtgtcatgtccatggtctcggtggtatctaTAATCtcggttggggttcctctcttCTGGTTTACCTGCCATTGGCCTAGGCCAGCGAAAGTACTTCTGACTttggatctctaatagcaggtTAAGAGGTCGTTCGAGAATGATCAAGTTCGTATCGCTCAGGTTCAGTTGTGTCAAGAGGTCGatctgttctatttttcttcagCTCACGAGAGTCGTCCCTAGgtctcagagtccttttcttcttcttctcctcctgatCACCACTGTCAGCTATTCCTCAACAAGCCTGCAGTCAAGAGTATCAAGGTATACATCAATTTCTCATCAATAacattttattatattattacaTGCATACAACATTAGTACTAGGTCTTCTCTTGATATGGGCAATGAAACGTCTGATGATTCCTATTAGTATTATTGATAAACAAGGATAGAATGATCAATGATAGATGATTTGTTAATTATATGGATTCTTACAGATGGAATATGGCGAAATCTATGATTGTGTTGATTTCTACAAACAACCAGCCTTCGACAATCCGTTACTGAAGAACCACAAACCTGAGGTATAGAGATCATTTGTGTCATcacttaaaaatatatatttttttaacctaTCATATATATTAACATTACATGACCGGATCAAAATTGCAGATGAGTTCTTCGATTCCAAGAGAGACTTACAATGAAACTTCTTCAGAAGTAGAACCCCTTGATTTTCTTCGACTTGATGATGGGGGTTGCCCATCAGGAACAGTTCCCATTAGAAGGACAACAAAGGAAGATTTAATTAGGTGGAAATCCTATTCAAATTCTTCTGAAATTTTTCATCAATTCTTAGATGAGGGACCTGGTAAACTGGTAAGTCTTTCCAAACCCTCTTCCCCCACTCCTCCCCAaaccggaaaaaaaaatactaattttttttgttaacgaaGGGGTATAGGACTTTAGCCTgaccatagttaacaaattcggattcgggaattattcgggcggagaattattcggaataattcgattgattaatttaaggattcggtcaaaaaatcttattgggttttttttttttaaatactgtttaagtggaccgaataattcggttcggtccgaattattcgcgtttttatattcacttttgaaaaaatcacgaattttaccgaattttatttttatttcggattcggtcagaatttttgattaaattcggaaaaattcggttcgaattattcggccaaattgataacactgagactgactagtcccacgggctcATATTGAGCCCATAACCGCATGGATCggatcataccggggttgaatgagatccattcaacttttattggaagtagtgaagagcactaaacaccccgtgtgagtggcccaaggtgtgcctaatgggagtcgaacttaggatgtcCGAGTTTACAGCCCataccaagtttgttgctcatCAACTGCGCAACCCCCTTGAATTACTGCTTAGGGTTGATCCGAGTTTATTTTTCATGTGTTGATTTGCAATTAACACTCACACACATTACTCAGTTTGCAGGCTAtcaattgaaaaatgaaaacttgAAGTATCATGGAGGTTCAGCATACTTGAGTGTACACAATCCCTCAGTCTCCCCTAATCAATACAGTGGAGCTTTGATCTGGGCACAAGGTGGACAAAACCACGTACAATTTGGATGGCATGTCagttctcttctccatttctccctGTTTGTTTGTATATATCCTCTGTTTCTACCACACTTtgacaacaaaaataataataataataataataataataataataataataataataataataataataataataatcatgatTTCAATGTAACATAGTTGGGTGTATTGACGACTTCCATCCTTTTGTCTTCTTCATTCAATATTTTTCATCAACCATTGTAGTCTGTAGAGTCTATTTGCTGATAACTTATTTATTAGTCATCTAGTAAAGAATATAAATTGCATGCATATATGCTTCTcttctaaaaatatatatatatatataactaaaaTTGTTGATATGTACAATTCCAAATTTCTAGGTTCGATCTAAAGTATAAATAATTTTCGGCGTGCAGGTGAATCCTAAATTATACGGTGACACCAAAACCCATATTTTTGGACATTGGACTGTAAGTCAAACGAATGGAAGTTCCATTCCCAGTTTGCCTCagcttaattttgattctaaatttatttatttattttacaattAACGAATTATTGTATATCTATTGCTTAACTTTCTTTTActtatattataataataataataataataataataataataataataataataataataatgtaatGAAATATTAGGCAGATGGGTCTCAAAAGACTGGCTGCTTCAATTCCATATGCAATGGTTTCGTCCAAGTTAACAAAGATGTACCACTTGGTCTAGCTTTTAGCAGAACTTCTATCTATGGCGAAGACCCATACTCAGTGCTACTCTTTCTTTACCAGGTAAAGATAAATTTCGTTTCTTAATTTGTGAAACCATATATTATTCTCTATATTGATTTCTAATTGGTGAATTGATGACtttatatttatgtttttaatttgtttgtttGGTACTCATACATAGGATAAGAAGAGTCGAAATTGGTGGATAGCAATCGGATTTGATAGTGTTAATATTGGGTATTGGCCGAAAGAATTATTCAATAGTATAAAAGAATCAGCTCCTGTGGTTGGCTGGAGAGGAGAGGTTTATACACCCCAAGGTGAACAATATCCCCCAATGGGGACT
Proteins encoded in this window:
- the LOC122067563 gene encoding uncharacterized protein LOC122067563 translates to MRDALFTFSAEAAQWFEDVAIACSKMEYGEIYDCVDFYKQPAFDNPLLKNHKPEMSSSIPRETYNETSSEVEPLDFLRLDDGGCPSGTVPIRRTTKEDLIRWKSYSNSSEIFHQFLDEGPGKLADGSQKTGCFNSICNGFVQVNKDVPLGLAFSRTSIYGEDPYSVLLFLYQDKKSRNWWIAIGFDSVNIGYWPKELFNSIKESAPVVGWRGEVYTPQGEQYPPMGTGHFESHWGKPIYQKTAYFRVVRVNGDDDIGRGPNDASLEPLSNGCFTEKDLPYVNDYWRHTFFYGGHGGTC